One window from the genome of Paenibacillus azoreducens encodes:
- the efp gene encoding elongation factor P, producing MISVNDFKTGLTVEVDGDIFTVLDFQHVKPGKGAAFVRSKLKNLRNGNTVERTFRAGETIGRAIIENRGVSYLYASGQDHTFMDNETYDQFTLDSKQLEWELNFLKENMNVNIVSYQGEILGINLPTSVELKVVETEPGIKGNTATGATKNAKVETGLNVQVPLFINEGDVLLIDTREGKYISRA from the coding sequence GTGATTTCAGTTAACGACTTTAAAACAGGCCTTACGGTAGAAGTGGATGGCGATATTTTTACCGTTCTTGATTTCCAGCACGTAAAACCTGGCAAAGGTGCGGCATTCGTTCGCTCCAAGCTGAAAAACCTGCGCAATGGCAACACCGTGGAGCGTACGTTCCGTGCCGGTGAAACAATCGGCCGCGCAATCATCGAAAACCGCGGAGTTTCGTATCTCTACGCCAGCGGACAAGATCATACATTTATGGATAACGAAACTTATGACCAGTTCACGCTTGATAGCAAGCAACTGGAGTGGGAACTCAACTTCCTGAAAGAAAACATGAATGTAAACATTGTCAGCTACCAAGGAGAAATTCTCGGTATCAATCTGCCGACGAGCGTTGAGCTGAAGGTTGTTGAAACAGAACCTGGCATCAAAGGCAACACCGCGACCGGGGCCACCAAAAATGCCAAGGTGGAAACCGGTCTTAACGTTCAGGTTCCGTTGTTCATCAACGAAGGCGACGTGCTGCTGATCGATACCCGCGAAGGCAAATACATTTCGCGCGCGTAG
- a CDS encoding aspartate kinase, producing MSLYVMKFGGSSVGDTERMKRVAKRIVEKQDEGHQCVVVVSAMGDTTDDLIDQAKLLNPAPPAREMDMLMTTGEQISISLLSMAIHQLGRSAVSMTGWQAGFRTEPVHGKARITNIVPERVQAALDEGQIVIVAGFQGMTEDGEITTFGRGGSDTTAVALAAAIQADVCEIYTDVDGIYSTDPRIVKCARKLKEISYDEMLELANLGAAVLHPRAVEYAKHHKVHLVVRSSFNYNEGTAVKEEASVEQGVVVSGIAYDKNVARISILGVEDIPGVLAQVFGALAEASINVDIIVQSGVQDGKADFSFTTSLSESKQALDVIHGLKSRLPYREVTSETDLVKVSIVGAGMISHPGVAAHMFDVISKQGVSIKMVSTSEIKTSCVIENSKLEQVVQALHTAYNLDTDAQVFVGGPQVRR from the coding sequence TTGTCACTGTACGTCATGAAATTCGGGGGCAGTTCCGTAGGAGATACCGAGCGGATGAAACGCGTTGCCAAACGCATCGTTGAGAAACAAGATGAAGGACATCAATGCGTTGTGGTTGTGTCCGCCATGGGAGACACCACGGACGACCTGATCGATCAGGCTAAACTTCTCAATCCGGCGCCTCCGGCACGGGAAATGGATATGCTGATGACGACCGGAGAACAGATTTCAATATCTCTGTTGTCGATGGCCATTCACCAGCTCGGCCGCAGCGCCGTTTCGATGACAGGCTGGCAGGCGGGTTTTCGCACGGAACCCGTACACGGCAAGGCTCGGATCACCAATATTGTTCCGGAACGCGTGCAAGCTGCTCTTGATGAGGGGCAGATCGTCATTGTAGCCGGATTCCAAGGCATGACTGAGGACGGGGAAATAACGACTTTTGGCCGCGGAGGTTCGGATACGACGGCGGTTGCGCTTGCGGCAGCCATTCAGGCGGATGTATGCGAGATTTATACCGACGTGGACGGCATCTATTCGACGGATCCGCGCATCGTCAAGTGCGCGCGCAAACTTAAGGAGATTTCCTATGACGAAATGCTGGAGCTCGCCAATTTGGGAGCTGCTGTCCTGCACCCGCGGGCAGTGGAATACGCCAAGCATCACAAGGTGCATCTGGTGGTCAGATCCAGCTTTAACTATAACGAAGGCACAGCGGTTAAGGAGGAAGCTAGCGTGGAACAGGGAGTAGTGGTAAGCGGTATCGCTTATGATAAAAATGTGGCGAGAATCAGCATTCTCGGCGTGGAAGACATACCGGGTGTTCTGGCCCAGGTATTCGGAGCGCTTGCAGAGGCTTCGATAAATGTGGATATTATTGTGCAAAGCGGCGTACAGGACGGCAAAGCCGACTTCTCCTTCACGACATCCTTGTCTGAAAGCAAACAAGCGCTGGACGTGATCCATGGCCTTAAATCCAGACTCCCGTATCGCGAAGTAACATCCGAAACCGACTTGGTAAAAGTTTCTATTGTTGGTGCCGGCATGATCAGCCATCCGGGCGTGGCGGCGCATATGTTTGACGTGATTTCCAAGCAGGGTGTCAGCATCAAGATGGTAAGTACCTCGGAGATCAAAACTTCCTGCGTGATCGAAAACAGCAAATTGGAGCAGGTCGTTCAAGCGCTGCATACCGCTTATAACCTGGATACCGATGCGCAAGTTTTCGTTGGCGGACCACAGGTAAGACGCTAA